Proteins found in one Maridesulfovibrio sp. genomic segment:
- a CDS encoding PilZ domain-containing protein: protein MDQNKRRRTRVNAGFRVVLHKEEIDAFVDSHNISLKGILCDPVRGFYVGDECEVSIPLSEEAIIRVNAKVVRSDESGLAADFHHMDEMSFTHLRRLIQFNAEDADSIDNELISPAFDV, encoded by the coding sequence ATGGATCAGAATAAAAGGCGTAGAACACGGGTGAATGCTGGGTTCAGGGTTGTGCTGCATAAGGAAGAGATTGATGCCTTTGTGGACTCGCATAATATCAGTTTGAAGGGAATCCTATGTGATCCGGTGAGAGGGTTTTACGTAGGTGATGAATGCGAGGTCTCAATTCCACTTTCAGAAGAAGCCATAATCAGGGTCAACGCTAAAGTCGTTCGTTCGGATGAAAGCGGCCTTGCAGCTGATTTTCATCATATGGATGAGATGAGTTTTACCCACCTGCGCAGGCTCATTCAATTCAATGCTGAGGATGCGGATTCAATAGATAACGAGCTTATTTCTCCCGCTTTTGATGTTTAA
- the satP gene encoding acetate uptake transporter encodes MESKLANPAPLGLMGFGMTTILLNIHNAGFFPLGSMVLAMGIFYGGIAQVIAGVMEFKKGNTFGTTAFTSYGLFWLTLVALIVMPKMGLADPTPHEFMGCYLLLWGIFTLFMFLGTLKSNKVLQFIFFSLTVLFFLLAIGDFSGNHSISTIAGWEGIVCGASAFYLAMAEVINEQFGRTVLPIGE; translated from the coding sequence ATGGAATCAAAACTCGCAAACCCCGCCCCGTTGGGCCTGATGGGATTCGGCATGACCACCATCCTGCTGAACATTCATAACGCAGGATTTTTCCCTCTCGGTTCCATGGTTTTGGCCATGGGCATTTTCTACGGCGGCATAGCCCAGGTCATCGCCGGAGTGATGGAATTCAAAAAAGGCAACACCTTCGGCACCACAGCCTTTACTTCCTATGGTCTGTTCTGGCTGACTCTGGTTGCCCTGATCGTCATGCCCAAGATGGGTCTTGCCGACCCCACCCCGCATGAATTCATGGGCTGCTACCTGCTCCTATGGGGTATATTCACTCTGTTCATGTTCCTTGGAACCCTGAAAAGCAACAAAGTGCTGCAGTTCATTTTCTTCTCCCTGACCGTACTTTTCTTCCTGCTCGCTATCGGTGATTTCTCCGGCAACCACTCCATCAGCACTATTGCAGGCTGGGAAGGGATTGTCTGCGGAGCTTCCGCATTCTACCTTGCCATGGCTGAAGTAATCAACGAACAGTTTGGGCGCACTGTCCTGCCTATCGGCGAATAG